Genomic DNA from Luteolibacter arcticus:
TCCCGCTACTGGGAGGTGCCGGCGGCAGCCAGTGGAGGATCGGCCCCGGCGAGCTGGTGCTGCGTGACAGCGATGGAGAGATTCGCTTGCAGGAGGTCGATCTGAAATTCGATGCGCATCCTGGAAAAATCGAAGTGACCAAGGCCGAGGCTCGCCACGAATCCCTCGTCGTCTCCACCACCGGCACGATCCTTTTGGAATCCGGGAAGGGACCTTCTCGATACGAGCCTGACTTTTCCGCTCTTCGCGGGACCTTGGCGGTGCTGAAAATGAGTTCGGATAAGTTTCGCATGACCGGGAGTTTCTCGGTCGATGCCCGTGGCAGCGGACCACCACGCTGGAACGCGGACCTGAAGGGCGACGGAACCGTGACGAGCTGGCACGGCATTCCCCTGAGAAGCGTCAGTGCTGCAGCCGGCATGTCCTCGGAGCAGTCCACAATTACGGCAACCCTCGTACTTCCCTCGGGCAAGTCGGACTTCAAGGTGACCAAGGCAGACTGGGGTATCTCACCCTATCGTATCGATGGGACCCTGAAAGATGACGCCGGGCGAACCGACAACTTCTCCGGAAGCTACCAGCCCGAGGCCAACCAGTGGAATCTCGATTCCCTGTCAGGACCAGCCGACCTATGGCAACTCGCGCAAGACATCCCGTTGGTTGCTGCCAAATTGCCGGAGCAACTGCGCTGCGAGAGCTTTCCCATCATTCGTGTTGAGAAAGCCCGTTGGACCCCGGAGAAAGGTTTCGCGGTCAAGTCGGTGGCGACTTCCGGCAAGGGAAGCTTCACGATCGATCAGGGCGACCGCGAAATTCAAATCGAGAAGATCAGCGGCGGGTTTGCGTACGACGATTCAACTTGGACACTAAATGGATTATCCGCAGACGTCTTCGACGGCCGGGTCAGCGTCAGCGGCCGATACAAGGATCCGGTGTTAACAGCCGGAAAGGTCACAATCGAAGGGATCAGCCTGGCCAAGCTTAAGGAATGGTCCGGCGAGGAGGCCACTGGCAAGGGCCTCCTCTTCGGAAGCTACAGCGGCAGCGTGGACACCGGGGACAAGACCCTCAGCGGGAAAGGCAGCCTCCGCCTTGAGGACGCGCCCGTCATCGAAGTGCCTTTGCTCGACCAAGTCTGGCAGCTCTTCACTGCCATGATTCCGGGGGTGAAGCGCGCCAGCAAAGGCGCGTTCTATGCCGACTTCGTCGCCAACTCGAACTTGGTCGAAGTGCCAAACTTCAAAGCAACCGGCGGTTCACTCACCGTCACCGCAAAGGGAACCGTGGATCTGAAGCGACGCCGTGTCGATGGCGTCGCCCGGGGCAAGCTGGACGGCCTCCCTGGCTTGGTCACTCATCCCCTGAGCAGGCTTCTGGAGATGGAGGTATCCGGCCCTTACGATGACATCCGCGTGAAGCCCTTGGGACCGCCGAAGCTCGTATCGAATGCCGCCTCCGCCACGGTCGGAGTCGCCGTGGAAACGATCGAAGAAGCAGGCAAGATCTCCGGCACGGTGATCGTCGAGAGCATCAAGCTTCCATTCCGCTGGCTTCAAAAAAAGGCCGACGAAGGAGCTCCCCGATAGCCCGGCTCAAGGCCTGAACGGCTCATCCAGCACCGGCGCCACCGGATCCGCCGGCCCGGCCACCGTATAGAGGTCGATCGCCAAGCTCGTGAGTGACCGGTCGTCCGCCTCTTTCTCCGCCAAACTCGTGGCGAGTAGCGCTTCCACCGCCTCGTGTCCCAGGACCCGGGCCAGCGTGCGTGCCGTCCCGTAGCCGCAGATCAAAAGGTGTGCGACCCTTTGGGCGACGATGATCAGACGGGCA
This window encodes:
- a CDS encoding AsmA-like C-terminal region-containing protein, encoding MRKRRRWVRRGAVLLAGVAALGIMAEWIAGRVVERRFHEELAEQGWTLERSSALWNPWHGLILNHVKLRRGAESPVLGAERVAADFPLLGGAGGSQWRIGPGELVLRDSDGEIRLQEVDLKFDAHPGKIEVTKAEARHESLVVSTTGTILLESGKGPSRYEPDFSALRGTLAVLKMSSDKFRMTGSFSVDARGSGPPRWNADLKGDGTVTSWHGIPLRSVSAAAGMSSEQSTITATLVLPSGKSDFKVTKADWGISPYRIDGTLKDDAGRTDNFSGSYQPEANQWNLDSLSGPADLWQLAQDIPLVAAKLPEQLRCESFPIIRVEKARWTPEKGFAVKSVATSGKGSFTIDQGDREIQIEKISGGFAYDDSTWTLNGLSADVFDGRVSVSGRYKDPVLTAGKVTIEGISLAKLKEWSGEEATGKGLLFGSYSGSVDTGDKTLSGKGSLRLEDAPVIEVPLLDQVWQLFTAMIPGVKRASKGAFYADFVANSNLVEVPNFKATGGSLTVTAKGTVDLKRRRVDGVARGKLDGLPGLVTHPLSRLLEMEVSGPYDDIRVKPLGPPKLVSNAASATVGVAVETIEEAGKISGTVIVESIKLPFRWLQKKADEGAPR